The Streptomyces sp. NBC_01363 region CGGTGGCGATGATCTCCGTGACCATGTTCTGCACGGCGTGCCGGATCTCGGGACCGGTGGAGAAGATGCCCAGGACCGGGCCCGCCTTCGGGGCGGAAGCCTTGTCGACCATGCCCTCTTCACCCGAGTGGGCGGCCAGGATCTCCGGATCCGTGAGATGCGCCCGGAACTGCCCGTAGTACGTCAGCCAGACCAGCACCGCGCCGATCATCGCGCCGAACAGCTGGGAGCCGAGGTACAGCGGCACGTCGCTCCACTTGGTGCCGCCCTCGATCGCGAGGCCGATCGTGACCGCCGGATTGAGATGCGCGCCCGAAACGCCACCGGCCAGATACGCGCCGGTCAGCACGGCGAAGCCCCACCCGAAGGTGATGGCCAGCCAGCCGGCGTTCTGCGCCTTGGAGCGCTTGAGAGTGACAGCGGCACAGACACCGCCGCCGAGCAGGATGAGTACGGCGGTACCTATGGTCTCGCCGATGAAGATGTCGGAGCTGGACACCCGCGACTCCTTTGTCCTTCGTCCAGGGAAGCCGAACCCCGGGTCCCTCCGGTGGTCCGCGCCCTCATGTGAGGGCGTTTTCCGGCCCTTGGCGCTGTCACACCCTAACGCTCTTTTCCGTTAGGTGTTCGACAATGCCGACCGATGAACGGCAATGTTTCCCCCAGGTGAATCAGGCGTCAAGGGTTGTGTGGCCTATAACTCGATCGTTACCGGCTCCGGCCCGCCGCGGCGGTCAGAACCTTCCGGCGCCCAGGTCCCTGGAGACCGCGCGGGCGCAGTCGCGCACCGCGGCGATCAGCTCCGGGCGCAGCTCCCCGTCCGCGCAGACCCGCTCCACTGCACCGGTCACGGCCACCGCGCCGACCGGCATCCGCCGCCGGTCGTGGATCGGGGCGGCCACTGCGGCCACGCCCTCCCAGGTCTCCTCCACGTCGGCCGCCCAGCCGCGGGCCCGGATCAGGTCGAGCATCGCCTCGAAGTCCTCCGGATCGGTGACCGTGCGCGGCGTGAAGGCCTGCCGCTCGGCCTCCAGGGCCTCGGTGTGCGCCACCGGGTCGTACGCCGAGAGCACCTTGCCCAGGGCCGTGGAGTGCAGCGGCTGCATGGCCCCGACCTCCAGGACCTGCCGGCTGTCGTCGGGGCGGAACACGTGGTGGACGATGAGGACGCCCTGCTGGTGCAGCACGCCCAGATGCGTGCTCTCGCCGCTGGAGCGGGCCAGGTCGTCCGTCCAGACCAGCGCGCGGGCCCGCAGCTCGTGGACGTCCAGATAGCTGTTGCCCAGGCGCAGCAGCTCGGCGCCCAGCTGATAGCGGCCGGACGCGGCGTCCTGCTCGACGAAGCCCTCGTGCTGGAGCGTGCGCAGGATGCCGTGC contains the following coding sequences:
- a CDS encoding MIP/aquaporin family protein yields the protein MSSSDIFIGETIGTAVLILLGGGVCAAVTLKRSKAQNAGWLAITFGWGFAVLTGAYLAGGVSGAHLNPAVTIGLAIEGGTKWSDVPLYLGSQLFGAMIGAVLVWLTYYGQFRAHLTDPEILAAHSGEEGMVDKASAPKAGPVLGIFSTGPEIRHAVQNMVTEIIATVVLVLAILTQGLNNDGNGLGTLGALITALVVVGIGLSLGGPTGYAINPVRDLGPRIVHALLPLPNKGGSDWGYAWIPVAGPLIGGAIAGGLYNVAFA
- a CDS encoding IclR family transcriptional regulator, giving the protein MAKNIQSLERAAAMLRLLAGGERRLGLSDIASSLGLAKGTAHGILRTLQHEGFVEQDAASGRYQLGAELLRLGNSYLDVHELRARALVWTDDLARSSGESTHLGVLHQQGVLIVHHVFRPDDSRQVLEVGAMQPLHSTALGKVLSAYDPVAHTEALEAERQAFTPRTVTDPEDFEAMLDLIRARGWAADVEETWEGVAAVAAPIHDRRRMPVGAVAVTGAVERVCADGELRPELIAAVRDCARAVSRDLGAGRF